One window of Trifolium pratense cultivar HEN17-A07 linkage group LG5, ARS_RC_1.1, whole genome shotgun sequence genomic DNA carries:
- the LOC123885515 gene encoding uncharacterized protein LOC123885515, with amino-acid sequence MMKSPKLEEERRLEEELLIPILMGEHVIKLAEEAKSSKVECRELAKKVEVLCNSLRGVVRVVSGNHQSLNERPIHRMVKELLKNLEKTLALVRRCKNQVGVGVLKHVLTIRSTSDFRKVWNLLESSNGDMMWLLSIFESRGTNIALSPITNNDPILAWVWTYIYTLQLGNPNDCADAATELGALAQITDRNRFIIMEEGGVLPLLKVLKDSAFPDCQVAAANALANLVSDDQQKIVAFLLNNLAVPVIVQVLSDAVFRVRVSVANLVSAMADQEPLAREEFIKANVTKPLVSLLSIDTVLAEPIAARNGIHSVVQNLSEADSDGSSGRGREADQSPELRNDVKVSCAKALWKLSKGCLLACKKITETKGLLCLAKIVGSESGELRLNCLMAVMEIAAVAESNVELRRGALKSTAPASKAVLNQLLRVIRQENDSSLLIPAIKSIGSLARNFPGKVPHVLGPLVTHLGNKDMNVVSEVIIALVKFVCVENYNCVDHSKVILELDGIPKLMILLKINGRQQVYGLKLLCYLTLNVGNSKVLEQERVLSTLDKLGHLVLAQNPDLKELFAKAIHHLTLYQPGVQFHRQPLVYGL; translated from the coding sequence ATGATGAAAAGTCCTAAGTTGGAAGAGGAAAGGAGGCTTGAAGAGGAGCTCTTGATACCAATCCTAATGGGAGAGCATGTGATAAAGTTGGCGGAGGAAGCAAAATCATCCAAGGTAGAATGTCGAGAACTGGCTAAGAAGGTGGAGGTACTCTGCAACAGTCTCCGAGGTGTCGTCCGAGTGGTTTCAGGGAACCACCAATCGTTGAACGAGAGACCGATCCATCGCATGGTGAAGGAACTATTGAAGAATTTGGAAAAAACGCTCGCGCTTGTGCGAAGATGTAAGAATCAAGTTGGTGTCGGTGTACTAAAACATGTGTTAACGATAAGGAGTACCAGTGATTTTCGAAAAGTCTGGAATCTTCTGGAATCTTCGAACGGCGATATGATGTGGTTGCTGAGCATTTTTGAGTCTAGAGGGACTAATATTGCGCTCTCTCCTATTACTAATAATGATCCAATCTTGGCGTGGGTGTGGACTTATATTTATACCCTTCAGCTTGGTAACCCTAACGATTGTGCTGATGCTGCAACGGAACTAGGTGCCCTCGCTCAAATTACTGACCGGAACAGGTTCATCATCATGGAGGAAGGTGGTGTTTTGCCTCTGCTCAAGGTTCTTAAAGATTCTGCTTTCCCTGATTGTCAAGTTGCAGCTGCCAATGCTCTTGCTAACCTTGTTTCCGATGATCAACAAAAGATCGTTGCATTCCTTCTCAACAACCTTGCTGTTCCTGTTATTGTTCAGGTTCTATCGGATGCTGTATTTAGAGTCCGTGTTTCTGTTGCTAATTTGGTCAGTGCTATGGCTGATCAAGAGCCTCTTGCTCGCGAGGAGTTTATTAAGGCTAATGTGACGAAACCTCTTGTATCATTGTTGTCAATTGATACTGTTCTTGCTGAACCTATCGCTGCTCGAAATGGTATTCATTCGGTGGTTCAAAATTTATCTGAGGCTGATTCTGATGGAAGCAGTGGCAGAGGAAGAGAGGCTGATCAGAGCCCTGAATTGAGGAATGATGTTAAAGTTAGTTGTGCTAAGGCTCTTTGGAAACTCTCCAAAGGGTGTCTTTTGGCTTGCAAGAAGATTACTGAGACTAAAGGCTTGCTTTGTCTGGCTAAGATTGTTGGGTCTGAGAGTGGAGAATTGAGACTCAATTGTCTCATGGCTGTTATGGAAATTGCGGCCGTGGCAGAATCCAACGTTGAACTTAGAAGGGGCGCTTTAAAATCCACTGCGCCCGCGTCAAAGGCGGTTTTGAATCAGCTTTTAAGAGTGATTCGACAAGAGAATGATTCTTCGTTGCTGATTCCTGCCATCAAGTCAATTGGCTCCTTGGCCAGAAACTTTCCTGGAAAGGTTCCTCATGTTCTCGGTCCTTTAGTTACACACCTTGGAAACAAGGATATGAATGTGGTAAGTGAAGTTATCATTGCCTTGGTAAAATTTGTGTGTGTCGAAAATTACAACTGCGTCGACCATTCTAAGGTAATACTTGAGCTTGATGGAATTCCTAAGCTAATGATTCTTTTAAAGATAAATGGTCGCCAACAAGTGTACGGCCTAAAATTACTTTGTTATCTCACCTTAAATGTTGGTAATAGTAAGGTTCTCGAGCAAGAACGTGTATTGAGTACGTTAGACAAGCTTGGTCATCTTGTTCTAGCTCAAAATCCTGATTTGAAGGAACTATTTGCAAAGGCGATTCATCACCTCACTCTTTATCAGCCAGGAGTTCAATTCCACAGACAGCCTTTGGTATATGGACTATAA
- the LOC123884710 gene encoding transcription factor MYB7-like: MGRHSCCLKQKLRKGLWSPEEDEKLFNHITRFGVGCWSSVPKQAGLQRCGKSCRLRWINYLRPDLKRGMFSQQEEDLIISLHELLGNRWAQIAAQLPGRTDNEIKNFWNSCLKKKLMKQGIDPATHKPHTEAYVKEENKTTETITTTSMQIPSITSQGSSFLISDSSYYENNGLSLTEPSREIFNSKSALDLDPLFCYDFQSGYNLPINNYQSQSQFGLNSSYGFTSMPSLTNSDHANVSITEFSDNNSASKISSLFMNDQVKESNSSNSSNMSTIYPSQMTTTMMENNNAGFSWEGSENKLDPLFQFQVNAIKSEEFGTSSWEEGHIQTQNSIDFSSYHPLTSLSEDLTEANFDAFHHI, from the exons ATGGGTCGTCATTCCTGTTGTTTAAAgcaaaaattaagaaaaggTTTATGGTCCcctgaagaagatgaaaagctTTTCAATCACATAACCAGATTTGGTGTTGGTTGTTGGAGTTCTGTTCCAAAACAAGCTG GGCTTCAAAGATGTGGTAAAAGTTGCAGATTAAGATGGATAAATTATTTGAGGCCTGATTTAAAGAGAGGAATGTTCTCACAACAAGAAGAAGATCTTATAATCAGTCTTCATGAACTCCTTGGAAATAg GTGGGCTCAAATAGCGGCACAATTACCGGGAAGAACagataatgaaataaaaaactTCTGGAATTCATGTTTAAAGAAGAAGCTTATGAAGCAAGGGATTGATCCAGCAACACACAAACCTCATACAGAAGCATATGTTAAGGAAGAGAACAAAACTAcagaaacaataacaacaacatctATGCAAATACCATCAATTACATCACAAGGTTCTTCGTTTCTAATAAGCGATTCGAGTTACTATGAGAATAATGGTCTAAGTCTAACAGAACCTTCAAGAGAAATTTTTAACAGCAAATCAGCATTGGATTTGGACCCTTTGTTCTGCTATGATTTCCAATCAGGTTATAATTTACCTATAAATAATTATCAGAGCCAAAGCCAATTTGGACTCAATTCAAGCTATGGATTCACTTCAATGCCGAGTCTAACAAATTCCGATCACGCAAATGTGTCGATAACAGAGTTTTCAGACAACAATTCAGCATCAAAAATCAGCTCATTGTTCATGAATGATCAAGTGAAAGAAAGCAATTCAAGCAATAGCTCAAACATGAGTACTATTTATCCATCTCAGATGACAACTACTATGATGGAAAATAACAATGCAGGGTTTTCTTGGGAAGGATCAGAGAACAAATTGGACCCTTTGTTTCAATTTCAAGTGAATGCTATAAAATCTGAAGAATTTGGAACAAGTTCATGGGAAGAAGGACATattcaaactcaaaattcaaTAGATTTCAGTAGCTATCATCCTTTAACATCACTTTCAGAAGATTTAACAGAAGCAAATTTTGATGCATTCCACCATATATGA
- the LOC123887111 gene encoding uncharacterized protein LOC123887111, whose product MLLETMWNVLSSSPQTQFHNPITTTQPCYSHHLRFKPITTRITFPFKPKCHHHHQQQQQSKTQDDGIPIDDVKTLAKFKSRHNYIRVLEVSRKADHPFRGSRLLLLDNPGNIHSISFLFKTLTNTYFDVFATLPPIIPKGPIAVLGFGAGSTARIILNLYPDTVIHGWELDHSVIEVAREFFNLGKLERENKNRIFVYVGNALTANLEGGFSGILVDLFSKGSLIPELQEVATWEKIRGRLRKGGRIMVNVGGSCVEAEDKVRDGSVVMEETLKAMRMVFGEKLFVLRLGNRGDDSSLALTGDFPEIDAWKNALPSSLRCYVDSWTPYSG is encoded by the coding sequence ATGTTGCTAGAAACAATGTGGAATGTTCTTTCTTCCTCTCCACAAACACAATTTCACAATCCAATTACAACAACACAACCATGTTACTCTCATCATCTCCGATTCAAACCCATAACAACAAGAATCACTTTCCCTTTCAAACCAAAatgccaccaccaccaccaacaacaacaacaatccaAAACCCAAGATGATGGAATCCCAATCGACGACGTAAAAACCTTAGCAAAATTCAAATCAAGACACAACTACATCCGTGTTCTAGAAGTTTCTAGAAAAGCCGACCACCCATTCCGCGGTTCTCGTCTTCTTCTTCTCGACAACCCTGGAAACATTCACAGCATTTCATTTCTCTTCAAAACCCTAACCAACACTTACTTCGACGTTTTCGCTACACTCCCTCCTATCATACCTAAAGGACCCATCGCTGTTCTCGGCTTCGGCGCCGGTTCCACTGCCCGAATCATCCTTAATCTATACCCTGATACGGTTATTCATGGTTGGGAACTTGACCATTCTGTAATTGAAGTTGCTAGAGAGTTTTTCAACCTTGGAAAActtgagagagaaaataaaaacagaatttttgtttatgttgGAAATGCTTTAACTGCGAATTTGGAAGGTGGGTTTTCTGGGATTTTAGTTGATTTGTTTTCGAAAGGGAGTTTGATACCGGAGCTTCAGGAAGTTGCCACGTGGGAGAAGATTCGCGGGCGGTTGAGGAAAGGTGGGAGGATAATGGTGAACGTTGGAGGGAGTTGTGTGGAGGCTGAGGATAAGGTTAGAGATGGGAGTGTTGTGATGGAAGAGACATTGAAAGCAATGAGAATGGTTTTTGGGGAGAAGCTTTTTGTACTAAGACTTGGGAACCGTGGGGATGATAGTTCTCTTGCTCTTACTGGTGATTTTCCTGAAATTGATGCTTGGAAGAATGCGCTTCCGTCATCGTTGAGATGTTATGTTGATTCATGGACGCCATATTCCGGTTAG
- the LOC123884890 gene encoding protein LATERAL ORGAN BOUNDARIES: MASSSSSSSYNSPCAACKFLRRKCMPGCIFAPYFPPEEPQKFANVHKIFGASNVTKLLNELLPQQREDAVNSLAYEAEARVRDPVYGCVGAISFLQKQVQKLQKELDAANTDLLRYSLTDHIPAAPTSLSMPPGVVSVQQMPQRSQLSARDEGGGFFGQSPNIANYSFPYSLPWTDTSSEDMSEGGGGGGGGNLL; encoded by the coding sequence atggcatcatcatcatcatccagcTCTTATAATTCACCATGTGCTGCCTGCAAATTCTTGAGGAGAAAATGCATGCCAGGATGCATCTTTGCACCTTACTTTCCACCAGAAGAGCCTCAAAAATTTGCAAATGTTCACAAAATATTTGGTGCTAGCAATGTCACAAAGCTTCTCAACGAACTCCTCCCTCAACAAAGAGAAGATGCAGTGAACTCACTTGCTTATGAAGCAGAAGCAAGAGTGAGGGACCCAGTTTATGGCTGTGTAGGTGCTATATCTTTCCTCCAAAAACAAGTTCAGAAGCTTCAAAAGGAACTTGATGCTGCTAACACTGATCTTCTTCGCTATTCCCTTACCGATCATATCCCTGCTGCGCCAACGTCTCTTTCTATGCCTCCAGGAGTTGTATCAGTTCAACAAATGCCACAAAGATCACAGTTAAGTGCAAGAGATGAAGGAGGTGGTTTTTTTGGACAATCTCCTAATATTGCTAATTATTCTTTTCCATATTCTCTTCCTTGGACTGATACATCCTCTGAGGATATGAGTGAgggtggaggaggaggaggaggaggaaacCTTTTGTGA